A single Acidobacteriota bacterium DNA region contains:
- the prmC gene encoding peptide chain release factor N(5)-glutamine methyltransferase has translation MTLTVSAAPATPATLVGDAVLMDEAASARERLLRAGVAENEAGADAELLARHALGWDRATWLARRRESVPVGFTARYAPLVARRERREPVSQITGEREFWGLRFAVGPTVLTPRPETELIVETALEVLADRRDEPLAIADIGTGSGCLAVTLAREFRRAVVTAVDLSRDALRLARRNAAAHGVAGRIQWVRAAFEAWLDGGGPYGACFDLTVANLPYIPSGEIEALPAEVRDHEPRMALDGGVDGLVSLRELFRVWRGVDRYATTPSGAPSTASSTWLLVEMGAGQADAVRSLVDRAPGLDLAGMRVDLRGIPRVAMIRRSR, from the coding sequence GTGACGCTCACGGTCTCCGCGGCGCCCGCGACGCCGGCGACGTTGGTGGGCGACGCCGTCCTGATGGACGAAGCGGCCTCCGCCCGCGAGCGCCTGCTCCGCGCCGGCGTCGCGGAGAACGAGGCGGGGGCCGACGCCGAACTGCTGGCGCGGCACGCGCTGGGGTGGGATCGGGCCACCTGGCTTGCGCGGCGGAGGGAATCGGTACCGGTGGGGTTCACGGCACGGTATGCGCCGCTCGTCGCACGGCGCGAACGGCGCGAGCCGGTGTCGCAGATCACCGGGGAGCGCGAGTTCTGGGGGTTGCGGTTTGCCGTCGGGCCCACCGTGCTGACGCCGCGGCCGGAAACGGAGCTCATCGTCGAGACGGCGTTGGAGGTTCTGGCGGATCGGCGGGACGAGCCGCTGGCGATTGCCGACATCGGGACCGGGTCGGGATGCCTGGCCGTGACGCTGGCCCGAGAATTCCGGCGAGCGGTGGTGACCGCCGTCGATCTCTCCCGGGACGCCTTGCGCCTGGCGCGCCGGAATGCGGCGGCTCATGGGGTGGCGGGACGGATTCAGTGGGTGCGCGCGGCGTTCGAGGCGTGGCTGGACGGTGGCGGACCGTACGGCGCGTGTTTCGACCTGACCGTGGCGAACCTGCCCTATATCCCGAGTGGCGAGATCGAGGCGCTGCCCGCCGAAGTACGTGACCACGAACCGCGGATGGCGCTGGATGGAGGAGTTGACGGGCTGGTTTCGTTGCGCGAGCTCTTCCGGGTCTGGCGTGGCGTTGACCGCTACGCCACCACGCCGTCTGGCGCACCCAGTACCGCGTCCAGCACCTGGCTGCTGGTCGAGATGGGAGCAGGGCAGGCCGATGCTGTCCGCTCGCTCGTGGACCGTGCGCCGGGACTCGATCTGGCCGGCATGCGGGTCGACCTTCGCGGAATCCCCCGCGTCGCGATGATTCGCAGGTCGCGATGA
- a CDS encoding cold shock domain-containing protein → MPTGTIARLLIDKGFGFIRDEGGIEHFFHRSAVRSAVFELLREGQRVEFTPEHSEKGPRAGEVRLIDS, encoded by the coding sequence ATGCCGACAGGCACAATCGCACGTCTGTTGATTGACAAGGGCTTCGGTTTCATTCGCGATGAAGGAGGCATTGAGCACTTCTTCCATCGGAGCGCCGTGCGTAGCGCGGTCTTCGAGTTGCTACGCGAAGGCCAGCGCGTCGAGTTCACGCCCGAACACTCGGAAAAGGGTCCGCGCGCGGGCGAAGTCCGGCTGATCGACTCGTAG
- a CDS encoding PHP domain-containing protein yields MIDLHTHTTASDGSLPPAELVNRAASVGIRTLAVTDHDTLAGIPEAAGAARARGLAFVAGIEITAVHEHRDVHMLGYFLRRDPPGVGPFLETARRDRARRARAMSDKLAALGAPVDIEDLIQEAEESGRAVARPTVARALVDAGHVRSMQEAFDRYLADGGSAYVARTGASPAEVVALVRAGGGICSLAHPGLLRKDHLIPGLVDAGLDAIEAFHSEHGAADRARYRRLAERNGLAISGGSDFHGEGHHRADRFGRVGLPEAHFGALRCRLERAHAAVHGETGPMEFRLPAAEAGMAPAGPAT; encoded by the coding sequence ATGATCGACCTCCACACCCATACGACAGCCTCCGACGGTTCACTTCCGCCCGCCGAGCTGGTCAATCGGGCGGCATCGGTGGGAATCCGCACCCTTGCCGTCACCGACCACGACACGTTGGCAGGCATCCCGGAGGCGGCCGGGGCGGCTCGGGCGCGAGGCCTCGCCTTTGTGGCCGGTATCGAGATCACGGCGGTGCACGAGCATCGTGACGTTCACATGCTCGGCTACTTTCTTCGCCGCGACCCTCCCGGCGTGGGTCCGTTCCTGGAGACGGCCCGGCGGGACCGGGCGCGGCGCGCCCGGGCCATGTCGGACAAGCTCGCCGCGCTCGGCGCCCCGGTCGATATCGAGGATCTGATCCAGGAGGCGGAGGAGTCGGGGAGGGCGGTGGCGCGCCCGACGGTGGCTCGTGCGCTCGTCGACGCGGGGCATGTGAGGTCGATGCAGGAGGCGTTCGACCGCTACCTGGCGGACGGCGGCTCCGCATACGTCGCCCGGACGGGAGCGTCGCCGGCCGAAGTGGTGGCGCTGGTCCGGGCGGGGGGCGGCATCTGCTCGCTGGCGCATCCCGGTTTGCTCCGGAAGGACCATCTGATCCCGGGTCTGGTTGACGCCGGACTCGACGCCATCGAGGCGTTTCACAGTGAGCATGGCGCCGCCGATCGGGCGCGCTACCGCCGCCTGGCGGAGCGGAACGGGCTGGCCATCAGTGGCGGCTCCGACTTTCATGGGGAGGGCCACCACCGCGCTGACCGTTTTGGCCGGGTCGGTCTGCCGGAGGCGCACTTCGGCGCACTGCGGTGTCGACTGGAGCGCGCGCACGCCGCCGTTCACGGAGAGACGGGCCCGATGGAGTTTCGGCTGCCGGCGGCCGAAGCAGGCATGGCGCCCGCCGGTCCGGCGACATGA
- the thiD gene encoding bifunctional hydroxymethylpyrimidine kinase/phosphomethylpyrimidine kinase, translated as MHVALTIAGSDSGGGAGIQADLRAFSARGVRGVSAVTAVTAQNDRAITAAYPVPPEIVAAQIDAVRDGFTVDAVKTGMLATAAIVETVTDRLAAIGAPLVVDPVLVSSSGMALLDDAAVELLMGRLLPLAAVVTPNRMEAERLSGMAIASLADAETAARRIRALGPAAVVITGGHLDAAGAAVFDVLDDGSAMVHLEVPRKEALARRHGTGCAHSAALTAGLASGRSVVEASREAQRYVSSLAARGENPA; from the coding sequence ATGCACGTCGCGCTGACCATCGCGGGCAGCGACTCGGGAGGTGGCGCCGGCATCCAGGCGGATCTGCGCGCCTTTTCCGCGCGCGGCGTCCGCGGCGTCAGCGCGGTCACCGCCGTCACCGCCCAGAACGACCGTGCAATCACGGCGGCGTATCCCGTGCCGCCGGAAATCGTAGCGGCCCAGATTGATGCGGTACGTGACGGCTTCACGGTCGATGCCGTCAAGACCGGCATGCTGGCGACCGCGGCGATCGTGGAGACCGTGACGGACCGGCTCGCCGCGATCGGCGCACCACTCGTCGTGGACCCGGTCCTCGTATCGTCGAGCGGCATGGCGCTTCTGGACGACGCAGCGGTCGAGTTGCTGATGGGCAGGCTGCTGCCGCTTGCGGCAGTGGTGACGCCCAACCGTATGGAGGCGGAACGCCTGAGCGGGATGGCCATCGCCTCGCTCGCAGACGCCGAGACGGCGGCACGGAGAATCCGCGCACTGGGACCCGCCGCCGTCGTCATCACCGGCGGTCACCTGGACGCCGCAGGCGCCGCCGTTTTCGACGTGCTGGACGACGGCTCCGCCATGGTTCACCTCGAGGTCCCCCGTAAGGAAGCACTGGCCCGCCGGCACGGTACCGGCTGCGCCCACAGCGCCGCCCTGACCGCCGGCCTCGCCTCCGGCCGAAGCGTCGTGGAAGCCAGCCGAGAAGCCCAGCGCTACGTCTCGAGCCTAGCAGCCCGTGGTGAAAACCCCGCGTAG
- a CDS encoding nucleotidyltransferase family protein, which yields MTVPGVVLAAGRSSRMGRPKALLPAGGGETFLSRIVRALREGGVREVVVVASGDGPLREIRSALAPLSPEKAASPVVAPMSGTHPPARVVLNPDPSRGQLSSLLCGLEAIDRPDVAAMLLTLVDIPLVEPGTVRALLDAYARTCAPVVRPVRADPAIGETPRTHGHPVILDRALFDPLRAADPAQGAKPVVRACEDRAITVPVPGDGAFIDIDTPEAYQRVFGSVIE from the coding sequence ATGACCGTTCCCGGGGTCGTGCTTGCTGCCGGCCGGTCCTCGCGCATGGGGCGGCCCAAGGCTCTGCTGCCGGCCGGCGGCGGTGAGACCTTCCTCTCGCGCATCGTGCGGGCCCTGCGCGAGGGGGGCGTCCGGGAGGTGGTCGTCGTCGCCTCCGGCGACGGGCCGTTACGCGAGATCCGGTCGGCGCTCGCGCCATTGTCCCCGGAGAAGGCGGCGTCCCCCGTTGTCGCGCCGATGTCCGGCACGCACCCACCGGCAAGGGTCGTTCTCAACCCCGACCCGTCGCGCGGCCAGCTCTCCTCCCTGCTCTGCGGTCTCGAGGCAATCGATCGACCCGACGTTGCCGCGATGCTGCTCACGCTGGTGGACATCCCGCTCGTGGAACCCGGCACGGTTCGAGCCCTGCTCGACGCCTACGCCCGCACGTGCGCCCCGGTCGTGCGTCCTGTCCGCGCCGACCCGGCCATCGGAGAAACCCCTCGGACGCACGGTCATCCGGTCATTCTCGACCGCGCTCTCTTCGATCCGCTCCGCGCCGCCGATCCCGCGCAGGGCGCCAAGCCGGTTGTACGCGCCTGCGAAGACCGGGCAATCACCGTTCCGGTCCCGGGCGACGGCGCCTTCATCGACATCGACACGCCAGAGGCGTACCAACGCGTCTTCGGTTCCGTAATAGAATGA
- the moaD gene encoding molybdopterin converting factor subunit 1 has protein sequence MRVTVRLFARLRDLAGATDLDRELPDGATALALWDGLTAEFPEFEPYKATVSVAVNEEYARMDAALADGDDIAFLPPVSGG, from the coding sequence ATGCGCGTGACGGTGCGGCTGTTCGCCCGGTTGCGCGACCTCGCCGGCGCCACCGACCTCGACCGGGAACTGCCCGACGGCGCGACGGCGCTTGCCCTCTGGGACGGACTCACCGCCGAGTTCCCGGAGTTCGAACCCTACAAAGCCACCGTCTCTGTCGCCGTCAACGAGGAGTACGCCCGGATGGACGCCGCACTTGCCGACGGCGACGATATCGCGTTCCTGCCGCCCGTGTCCGGCGGTTAG
- the prfA gene encoding peptide chain release factor 1: protein MFDKLQGIEERYDHLMTLIADPAVQADQAAYRTHARALAELQPLVEKYREYQSVVEEAAQAKELADGDDPELRDLARQELETLEARRETLLLELRMLLVPKDPNDERNVVLEIRAGTGGDEAGLFAADLFRMYSRYAERQGWRTEILSSNQTGVGAIKEIVALIEGKQVYSRLKYESGVHRVQRVPATEASGRIHTSTATVAVLPEAEEVDVTIDAKDLRIDTFCSSGPGGQSVNTTYSAVRITHIPTGLVVSQQDEKSQIKNKAKAMKVLRSRLYEMELQRQQSEIASDRRGQVGTGERSEKIRTYNFPQNRITDHRIGFTTHQLPAVLEGDLGELIDAVVTYYQSERLRAEEQADGSPLAEKATAS from the coding sequence ATGTTCGACAAACTGCAAGGCATCGAGGAACGGTACGACCACCTGATGACGCTGATCGCGGATCCGGCGGTCCAGGCGGATCAGGCGGCCTACCGGACGCACGCCCGCGCACTCGCGGAGCTGCAGCCGCTCGTGGAGAAGTACCGAGAGTACCAGTCCGTCGTCGAGGAGGCGGCGCAGGCCAAGGAGCTGGCCGACGGTGACGATCCGGAGCTGCGCGATCTGGCAAGGCAGGAACTCGAGACGCTGGAAGCACGGCGCGAGACGCTGCTGCTCGAGCTCCGCATGCTGCTGGTCCCGAAGGATCCGAATGACGAGCGGAACGTCGTTCTGGAGATCCGCGCCGGAACGGGCGGCGACGAGGCAGGATTGTTCGCCGCCGACCTGTTCCGGATGTACAGCCGTTACGCCGAGCGGCAGGGATGGCGGACGGAGATCCTCTCATCGAACCAGACGGGGGTCGGCGCGATCAAGGAGATCGTCGCGCTAATCGAGGGAAAGCAGGTCTACAGCCGCCTGAAGTACGAGAGCGGTGTTCACCGCGTGCAACGGGTGCCTGCCACGGAGGCAAGCGGCCGCATCCATACGTCGACGGCGACGGTCGCCGTACTGCCGGAAGCGGAGGAAGTAGACGTCACGATTGATGCGAAGGACCTTCGAATCGACACGTTCTGCTCGAGCGGGCCCGGCGGGCAGAGCGTCAACACCACCTACTCCGCCGTCCGGATCACGCACATTCCGACCGGCCTCGTCGTCTCGCAACAGGACGAGAAGTCGCAGATCAAGAACAAGGCGAAAGCCATGAAGGTGCTGCGGTCGCGCCTGTACGAGATGGAACTGCAGCGGCAGCAGTCCGAGATCGCGAGCGACCGCCGCGGCCAGGTGGGAACCGGCGAGCGTTCGGAGAAGATCCGTACCTACAACTTCCCGCAGAACCGGATCACGGACCACCGGATCGGCTTCACGACCCACCAGTTGCCCGCCGTGCTCGAGGGAGATCTCGGTGAGTTGATCGACGCAGTCGTAACGTACTACCAGTCGGAACGACTCAGGGCGGAGGAACAGGCGGACGGCTCCCCGCTTGCGGAGAAGGCGACGGCATCGTGA
- a CDS encoding asparaginase, which produces MRVAGFPLAFVAAALFWLVAAPPAGAQPDAQLPGREQPTVRLVATGGTIANHPDGRLTVDELVALVPELDRHAIVETEQFANVASSSLTVDQWLALAGRINTLFRERSDLAGIVVTSGTDTLEETAYFLNLTVRSDRPVVVVGAMRMPDETGYDGAANLVHGVRVAAAPVTRGRGVVVVLNGEIHAAREVRKTHAQRLDTFDSGSYGLLGVVDDDTIVYYRRPGRRHTRRSEFDLAAIERLPRVDIVMTYLDAPGDLLLSAYEHGAEGLVVAASGAGGTTPGQNEAIQQLVEAGAMVVLSTRTGGGRVPARRGPIDPPAGGNGDTGRRYHPNRVSAEDLTPLKARILLMLALAVTDDGNEVQRMFRVY; this is translated from the coding sequence ATGCGTGTCGCGGGGTTTCCGCTGGCATTCGTTGCCGCCGCGCTCTTCTGGCTGGTCGCCGCACCGCCCGCCGGCGCGCAGCCCGACGCCCAACTCCCGGGTCGGGAACAACCGACGGTTCGGCTGGTCGCCACCGGTGGAACCATCGCCAATCACCCGGATGGCCGCCTGACCGTCGACGAACTGGTCGCGCTCGTTCCCGAACTGGACCGGCACGCGATTGTCGAGACCGAGCAATTCGCCAACGTGGCGAGCAGCTCGTTGACGGTCGATCAGTGGCTGGCGCTCGCCGGGCGGATCAACACCCTGTTTCGCGAGCGATCCGACCTTGCCGGAATCGTCGTCACCAGCGGTACCGACACGCTGGAGGAGACAGCTTACTTCCTCAACCTGACCGTGCGGAGCGACCGTCCCGTGGTGGTCGTCGGGGCGATGCGGATGCCCGACGAGACGGGCTATGACGGCGCCGCCAATCTGGTGCACGGCGTGCGGGTAGCAGCCGCCCCGGTTACGCGCGGCCGCGGCGTCGTTGTCGTCCTGAACGGCGAGATCCACGCGGCGCGCGAGGTGCGAAAGACGCACGCTCAGAGACTCGATACGTTCGACTCGGGTTCGTACGGCCTGCTCGGCGTGGTGGACGACGACACGATCGTCTACTACCGCCGGCCGGGGCGGCGTCACACGCGGCGTAGCGAGTTCGATCTCGCCGCGATTGAGCGGCTGCCTCGCGTCGACATCGTGATGACGTACCTGGACGCGCCGGGCGACCTCCTGCTCTCCGCGTACGAGCATGGAGCGGAAGGCCTGGTGGTGGCGGCGAGCGGCGCCGGAGGGACGACGCCTGGGCAGAACGAGGCAATCCAGCAACTCGTCGAGGCGGGAGCGATGGTAGTGCTTTCTACCCGCACCGGAGGCGGACGCGTCCCGGCGCGGCGGGGTCCGATCGATCCTCCAGCCGGCGGCAACGGCGACACCGGCCGCCGCTACCATCCCAACCGCGTCTCGGCGGAGGACCTGACGCCACTGAAAGCGCGCATCCTGTTGATGCTCGCGCTCGCGGTCACCGATGATGGCAACGAAGTCCAGCGCATGTTCCGGGTCTACTAG
- the fdhE gene encoding formate dehydrogenase accessory protein FdhE, with product MPVRHFPTDLLADAEQRWLRIADDHPELAAAVDLQRVLVTRSAEVAADAERLTRGASAAPDDLAGRLAREDAPVLDLAIDELDVERLTTPLLGFCDDFAAGGVGDPARRVRVVLERGEIEPGSLLRSSLARQQTAIRMRAEHLGVAPDLVWLVAELTVGPIAHHLQQQALGPAAPAELRAATTAWRHGYCPACGSWPALAEVQGGRRHLRCSFCGADWAPAETACVYCGRADDGFLVAAAGAVTAPERARRVEFCRGCGGWLKQVDVPDAMPFLLLPLLDLETCDLDAAAAGRGYIRPPMRDVPTRDLPCPPPEEAVR from the coding sequence ATGCCCGTTCGACACTTCCCCACCGACCTGCTGGCCGATGCCGAGCAACGCTGGCTACGAATCGCGGACGACCATCCGGAACTGGCTGCCGCAGTCGATCTTCAACGCGTGCTCGTGACGCGCAGCGCCGAGGTGGCGGCCGACGCCGAGCGGCTCACCCGAGGAGCGAGCGCAGCGCCTGACGACCTCGCCGGGCGACTGGCCCGCGAGGATGCGCCGGTGCTCGACCTCGCCATCGACGAACTGGACGTCGAGCGACTCACCACGCCCCTGCTCGGTTTCTGCGACGACTTCGCGGCGGGTGGGGTGGGCGATCCGGCCCGGCGGGTCCGGGTGGTCCTCGAACGTGGCGAGATCGAGCCGGGATCTCTCCTCCGGTCATCGCTCGCACGGCAGCAGACGGCGATCCGGATGCGCGCGGAACATCTCGGGGTAGCGCCCGATCTGGTCTGGCTGGTTGCCGAACTGACCGTCGGACCGATCGCGCACCACCTGCAGCAGCAGGCGCTCGGGCCGGCGGCGCCGGCCGAATTGCGGGCCGCGACGACCGCCTGGCGGCACGGGTATTGCCCGGCATGTGGATCGTGGCCGGCCCTCGCCGAAGTCCAGGGCGGACGGCGCCATCTCCGCTGCTCGTTCTGCGGCGCCGATTGGGCGCCGGCCGAAACGGCCTGCGTCTACTGCGGGCGGGCGGACGACGGCTTTCTGGTTGCCGCCGCCGGGGCCGTCACGGCTCCGGAGCGTGCCCGCCGCGTCGAATTCTGCCGGGGTTGCGGGGGCTGGCTGAAGCAGGTGGACGTGCCGGACGCCATGCCGTTCCTGCTGCTGCCGTTGCTGGATCTCGAGACGTGCGATCTCGACGCGGCAGCGGCGGGCCGTGGTTACATACGGCCGCCGATGCGCGACGTGCCGACCCGTGACCTTCCCTGTCCTCCACCGGAGGAGGCCGTAAGATAG
- a CDS encoding PQQ-dependent dehydrogenase, methanol/ethanol family: protein MTMAVAAACTTAPAQEAATGYTPVTDERLRSPDPADWLMYRRTYDSWGYSPLDQITTENVAGLVPVWTMSTGVTSGHEAPPVVNDGRMFVTTPEDRVIAIDARTGEQLWIYNREFPEDMAHPHRTNRGVGLYGDKVYHTTHDAFVVALDAVSGELVWETAVADYRTGYYMTIAPLVASGKVMVGASGGERGIRGFVVALDPETGEEVWRTHTIPAPGEPGSETWPGDTWQTGGASIWITGSYDPERNLTYWGTGNPGPWIGDQRPGDNLYTNSVVAFDADTGEIKGYHQYHHNGSWDWDEVSAPLLIDVPRDGRTIPTLVHPARNGYLWMLERTADAINFVEAKPYVYQNVFTAIDPVTGRPEYDEERKPGTNKPATFCPSLWGGKDWPPAAYSPQTGYLYIPANENLCSDMVGVEVDYVPGRGFTGASQTVFVVDDAEHIGEIQAWNLATGEEVWTHEFADSQNWGPILTTGGGLLFAGGTNDRYFRAFDAETGDVLWEQRTNSGVIGVPSSYAIDGVQYIAVQSGWGVDAAGMQRAVNTHFEAELLVPQGGVIWVFALPPASR from the coding sequence ATGACGATGGCGGTTGCGGCGGCGTGCACGACGGCGCCGGCCCAGGAAGCGGCGACGGGCTATACGCCGGTAACGGACGAGCGGTTGCGCTCGCCCGATCCTGCCGACTGGCTGATGTATCGCCGCACTTACGATAGCTGGGGCTACAGTCCGCTCGATCAGATCACGACGGAGAATGTCGCCGGGCTGGTGCCGGTCTGGACGATGTCCACCGGGGTGACATCCGGCCACGAAGCGCCTCCCGTCGTCAACGACGGCAGGATGTTCGTGACGACGCCCGAGGACCGGGTCATCGCCATCGACGCGCGAACGGGCGAGCAGCTCTGGATCTACAACCGCGAGTTTCCGGAGGACATGGCCCATCCGCACCGCACGAACCGCGGCGTCGGCCTGTACGGCGACAAGGTCTACCACACGACGCATGACGCATTCGTCGTGGCCCTCGACGCCGTGTCCGGAGAGCTTGTCTGGGAGACGGCGGTCGCCGACTACCGAACCGGGTACTACATGACGATCGCCCCGTTGGTTGCCAGCGGCAAGGTGATGGTCGGGGCGTCCGGAGGCGAGCGGGGCATTCGCGGGTTCGTGGTGGCGCTCGATCCGGAGACTGGTGAGGAAGTGTGGCGTACGCACACTATTCCGGCGCCGGGTGAGCCGGGCAGCGAGACATGGCCGGGCGATACGTGGCAGACCGGGGGGGCGTCGATCTGGATCACCGGGTCGTACGACCCGGAGCGCAACCTGACCTACTGGGGAACGGGCAATCCGGGCCCGTGGATCGGTGATCAGCGGCCCGGCGACAACCTCTATACCAACTCGGTGGTCGCGTTCGACGCCGACACCGGCGAGATCAAGGGCTATCACCAGTATCACCACAACGGATCCTGGGACTGGGACGAGGTTTCAGCGCCTCTGCTGATTGACGTGCCGCGAGACGGCCGCACCATCCCGACGCTGGTTCACCCGGCCCGGAATGGCTACCTGTGGATGCTTGAGCGGACCGCGGACGCGATCAACTTCGTCGAGGCGAAGCCCTACGTGTACCAGAACGTGTTTACCGCGATCGACCCGGTGACCGGCCGGCCGGAGTACGACGAGGAGCGGAAGCCGGGCACCAACAAGCCCGCCACCTTCTGCCCGTCGCTCTGGGGCGGCAAGGACTGGCCGCCCGCGGCCTACAGCCCCCAGACCGGGTACCTCTACATCCCGGCCAACGAGAACCTCTGCTCGGACATGGTCGGGGTGGAGGTCGACTACGTGCCGGGGCGTGGCTTCACTGGTGCGTCGCAGACGGTTTTCGTCGTGGACGACGCCGAGCACATCGGCGAGATTCAGGCCTGGAACCTGGCTACCGGCGAAGAGGTCTGGACGCACGAGTTCGCGGATTCCCAGAACTGGGGGCCGATTCTGACCACTGGTGGCGGCCTGCTCTTCGCGGGAGGCACCAACGACCGGTACTTCCGGGCGTTCGATGCCGAGACCGGCGACGTGCTCTGGGAGCAGCGGACCAATTCCGGCGTGATCGGCGTGCCGTCGTCCTATGCGATCGACGGCGTGCAGTACATCGCGGTGCAGTCCGGCTGGGGCGTCGATGCCGCGGGTATGCAGCGCGCGGTGAATACGCACTTCGAGGCCGAGCTGCTGGTGCCCCAGGGGGGCGTTATCTGGGTGTTCGCGCTACCGCCGGCCAGCCGCTGA
- a CDS encoding molybdenum cofactor biosynthesis protein MoaE, translated as MATPRFVVTDATLDPAALIDLVTESLAGASASAGAIASFLGTVRNENQGRRVERLEYEAYAPLALRAFERIAAEAGDRWPETVLAVHHRVGALAIGEASVAIAAASPHRADAFSACRYAIERIKQIAPIWKHEFFEGGDVWIEGATADPDDEAARRIALERACA; from the coding sequence ATGGCAACGCCGCGCTTCGTGGTAACGGACGCCACCCTGGATCCGGCAGCGTTGATTGACCTCGTGACCGAGTCGCTCGCCGGCGCCTCCGCCAGCGCCGGCGCGATAGCGTCGTTCCTGGGCACGGTCCGTAACGAGAACCAGGGTCGACGGGTGGAACGGCTCGAATACGAAGCGTACGCCCCCCTCGCCCTCAGGGCGTTCGAGCGCATCGCAGCGGAGGCGGGCGACCGATGGCCGGAAACGGTCCTGGCCGTGCACCACCGCGTCGGTGCGCTCGCCATTGGCGAGGCGAGCGTTGCCATCGCGGCCGCGTCGCCCCATCGGGCGGACGCGTTTTCCGCCTGCCGCTATGCCATCGAACGAATCAAGCAGATCGCACCAATCTGGAAGCACGAATTCTTCGAGGGAGGAGACGTCTGGATCGAGGGAGCGACGGCGGATCCGGACGACGAAGCGGCACGGCGCATCGCTCTGGAGCGGGCATGCGCGTGA
- the erpA gene encoding iron-sulfur cluster insertion protein ErpA: protein MVASGPVLVTDAAAGKIHALLAEEQKPEAGLRVFVQGGGCSGFQYGLMIEDGPGDAESDRVFQSNGITLFVDPISVRYLNGAEVDFVDNLMGGGFTIRNPNAKTTCGCGQSFGV from the coding sequence ATGGTGGCCAGTGGGCCGGTATTGGTGACGGATGCCGCCGCGGGGAAGATCCATGCCTTGCTGGCGGAGGAACAGAAGCCGGAGGCGGGGCTCCGCGTCTTCGTGCAGGGCGGCGGCTGCTCGGGCTTCCAGTATGGGTTGATGATCGAGGACGGGCCCGGTGACGCCGAGTCCGACCGGGTCTTTCAGTCGAACGGCATCACGCTGTTCGTGGATCCCATCAGCGTGCGCTACCTGAACGGGGCGGAGGTGGACTTCGTCGACAACCTGATGGGTGGCGGCTTCACCATCCGGAACCCGAACGCCAAGACGACGTGCGGCTGCGGCCAGTCGTTCGGCGTCTGA
- a CDS encoding methyltransferase domain-containing protein, translated as MRITLAVAIVGLAAALAAGVPPAEGQVRPPHGSLFAPEDLGLLEGPDRDAWQEPELIMDALSIADGAVVADVGAGGGWFTVRLAQRVGPNGLVYAEDIQPQMIESINRRVSRAGLANVQTIIGTPSNPMIPAPIDALLMVEVYGQLEDPVTLLQNVLPRLKPGGRVGIVEYRLDGGGPGPPTAERVEPETIIRDAEAAGLRLQSRNDQFRFQYLLVFVAREPAEPIG; from the coding sequence ATGCGGATAACGCTGGCGGTTGCCATCGTCGGCCTCGCTGCCGCCCTGGCGGCCGGCGTCCCCCCGGCCGAAGGACAGGTGCGTCCGCCGCACGGCTCCCTTTTCGCTCCCGAGGATCTCGGTCTGCTCGAAGGACCGGACCGCGACGCCTGGCAGGAACCGGAGCTGATCATGGACGCCCTGTCGATCGCCGATGGCGCCGTCGTCGCGGACGTCGGAGCGGGAGGCGGCTGGTTCACCGTTCGCCTCGCGCAGCGGGTGGGGCCGAATGGCCTCGTCTACGCGGAGGACATTCAGCCCCAGATGATCGAGTCGATCAACCGACGCGTGAGTCGGGCCGGGCTGGCCAATGTGCAGACGATCATCGGAACGCCCAGCAACCCGATGATCCCGGCGCCGATCGACGCCTTGCTGATGGTCGAGGTGTACGGTCAACTGGAGGATCCGGTGACACTGCTCCAGAACGTCCTGCCGCGGCTTAAACCGGGTGGCCGCGTCGGCATCGTGGAGTACCGCCTCGACGGCGGCGGCCCCGGGCCGCCAACAGCAGAGCGGGTCGAACCGGAGACCATCATCCGCGACGCCGAGGCGGCCGGGTTGCGACTGCAGTCGCGCAACGATCAGTTCCGCTTTCAGTACCTCCTGGTTTTCGTCGCGCGGGAGCCAGCCGAGCCGATCGGCTAG